A single region of the Streptomyces sp. NBC_00236 genome encodes:
- a CDS encoding L,D-transpeptidase family protein — MPVPRPRVPLRLPYVICAALLLLLAGCGAGPLAGMGGSGATTKAAGASGVPGPPGAAGAPGAPGAPGAPAQSRAAVPPAPAPPKEIPGLGPQTRAQIPAGAHQAFVVTGQSPDSNRSTAVLYTRDDPAVGWRAARAPWPAHNALNGWTAEHWEGDLRSPVGVFTLTAAGGRLEPPDTAFPYDLSPDFKVEGEGFHGEPLEGSFDYVIAIDYNRIPGTSPLDHTRPLGDERGGGIWIHVDHGGPTQGCVSVTEDRMKELLSVLDPAKEPVIVMGDAASLSR; from the coding sequence GTGCCCGTGCCCCGTCCGCGCGTTCCGCTGCGCCTCCCGTACGTCATCTGCGCCGCCCTCCTGCTGCTGCTGGCCGGGTGCGGGGCGGGGCCGCTCGCCGGGATGGGCGGGAGCGGCGCCACCACGAAGGCCGCGGGCGCCTCCGGCGTACCGGGACCGCCCGGGGCAGCCGGTGCACCCGGCGCCCCGGGCGCACCCGGCGCCCCGGCGCAGTCCCGGGCAGCCGTGCCGCCCGCTCCCGCGCCGCCGAAGGAGATCCCGGGGCTGGGGCCGCAGACCCGCGCGCAGATTCCGGCCGGGGCCCACCAGGCGTTCGTCGTCACCGGCCAGTCACCGGACTCCAACCGCTCCACGGCCGTGCTCTACACCCGGGACGACCCGGCCGTCGGCTGGCGGGCGGCCCGCGCGCCCTGGCCCGCGCACAACGCCCTGAACGGCTGGACGGCCGAGCACTGGGAGGGCGACCTGCGCTCGCCCGTCGGCGTCTTCACCCTGACCGCGGCGGGCGGCCGCCTCGAACCGCCGGACACCGCCTTCCCGTACGACCTGAGCCCGGACTTCAAGGTGGAGGGCGAGGGCTTCCACGGGGAGCCGCTGGAGGGCTCCTTCGACTACGTGATCGCCATCGACTACAACCGGATCCCCGGCACCTCGCCCCTGGACCACACCCGCCCCCTGGGCGACGAACGCGGCGGCGGCATCTGGATCCACGTCGACCACGGCGGCCCCACCCAGGGCTGCGTCTCGGTCACCGAGGACCGGATGAAGGAACTGCTGAGCGTCCTCGACCCGGCGAAGGAGCCGGTCATCGTGATGGGGGACGCGGCGTCGCTGAGCCGCTGA
- a CDS encoding ATP-binding SpoIIE family protein phosphatase, producing MRTEEVLAATATGLWRWDNRAGTVTLDAEAARLLELPAEHSVFRESEVRSRFHPVDWNEIYAVVNLAVAEDTLAEARVRIVDEHGRVLRTVRSRSKPLRPEAGSEADYVLVGTLQEVAEPQPGTTGAHTPITGDWRRSREAFLLDAGRALAEARSTAEVLRVAYSLSMPGFSPDGLAVFGVEGERLTIIGHHGHNMGDEGPFSDMPLETDYPAAEVVRTGRAVYLPTADDYRDRYPATWPLAQRFGRRSWAFLPLIVAGRTMGTWMAGFRHPVSFSPDERSVLTTVARMLAQALARAGVAETERELSLGLQRSMMPSLGPDIPGMTVAARYVPTGGGLQVGGDWYDMIPLPNGRIALVIGDVQGHDVRAAGLMGQLRIALRAYASEGHPPDAVLSRASRFLSGLTDAYEDGEEPEARFATCLYAEADPVTGVLDIARAGHPDPVVMTGDGTAVIRRTEGGLPLGIEADADYPATRITLEAGETIMLCTDGLIETGGHDLATGWVRLRPILEGHTGDLEKLADELVQAVHGPASHHTTGPLADRREDDIALLLLRREASTTHRAAPRRIALTIAQAEPERIAAARALLRELLHDWADEEQVDSAVLMVSEMATNVLVHTDGDALMVAQATGEHGERRLRVEVSDGSDELPHRRRPGEMASSGRGLVLMEMLADAWGVDPRGSGKSIWFELYESAELSEP from the coding sequence ATGCGCACCGAGGAAGTCCTGGCCGCGACGGCGACCGGCCTTTGGCGCTGGGACAACCGGGCCGGAACGGTCACGCTCGACGCGGAGGCGGCCCGGCTCCTGGAGCTGCCCGCCGAGCACAGCGTCTTCCGTGAGTCGGAGGTGCGCTCCCGCTTCCATCCCGTCGACTGGAACGAGATCTACGCGGTGGTGAACCTCGCCGTCGCCGAGGACACGCTCGCCGAGGCCCGGGTGCGGATCGTGGACGAGCACGGACGGGTGCTGCGGACCGTCCGGAGCCGCTCCAAACCGCTGCGGCCCGAGGCGGGCTCCGAGGCGGACTACGTGCTGGTCGGCACGCTCCAGGAGGTCGCCGAGCCGCAGCCCGGCACCACCGGGGCGCACACCCCGATCACCGGCGACTGGCGGCGCTCCCGCGAGGCGTTCCTGCTCGACGCGGGACGGGCGCTGGCCGAGGCCCGGTCGACGGCGGAGGTGCTGCGGGTGGCCTACTCGCTCTCCATGCCCGGGTTCTCGCCGGACGGGCTGGCGGTCTTCGGGGTCGAGGGCGAACGGCTGACGATCATCGGCCACCACGGGCACAACATGGGCGACGAGGGCCCGTTCAGCGACATGCCGCTGGAAACCGACTACCCCGCCGCCGAGGTCGTCCGGACCGGCCGGGCCGTCTATCTGCCGACCGCCGACGACTACCGCGACCGCTATCCGGCCACCTGGCCGCTCGCCCAGCGGTTCGGGCGCCGGTCCTGGGCCTTCCTGCCGCTGATCGTGGCGGGCCGCACGATGGGTACCTGGATGGCCGGGTTCCGGCACCCGGTCTCGTTCTCGCCGGACGAACGGTCGGTGCTGACGACCGTGGCCCGGATGCTCGCCCAGGCGCTCGCCAGGGCCGGGGTCGCCGAGACGGAGCGGGAACTGTCGCTGGGGCTCCAGCGCTCGATGATGCCGTCCCTGGGGCCCGACATCCCGGGGATGACGGTCGCCGCCCGCTACGTCCCGACCGGGGGCGGCCTCCAGGTCGGCGGCGACTGGTACGACATGATCCCGCTGCCCAACGGCCGCATCGCCCTCGTCATCGGCGACGTCCAGGGGCACGACGTGCGGGCCGCGGGGCTGATGGGCCAGCTGCGGATCGCCCTGCGCGCGTACGCCTCCGAGGGGCACCCCCCGGACGCGGTGCTCTCGCGCGCCTCGCGCTTCCTGTCCGGGCTCACCGACGCGTACGAGGACGGCGAGGAGCCGGAGGCACGCTTCGCGACCTGCCTGTACGCGGAGGCGGACCCCGTGACCGGCGTCCTCGACATCGCGCGGGCCGGTCATCCCGACCCCGTGGTCATGACCGGCGACGGGACCGCCGTCATCCGCCGGACCGAGGGCGGGCTGCCGCTCGGGATCGAGGCCGACGCGGACTACCCGGCGACCCGGATCACGCTGGAGGCCGGGGAAACGATCATGCTGTGCACGGACGGCCTGATCGAGACCGGCGGGCACGACCTGGCCACCGGCTGGGTCCGGCTCCGGCCGATCCTGGAGGGGCACACCGGGGATCTGGAGAAGCTCGCGGACGAGCTGGTGCAGGCCGTGCACGGACCGGCCTCGCACCACACGACGGGGCCCCTCGCCGACCGGCGCGAGGACGACATAGCGCTCCTGCTGCTGCGGCGCGAGGCCTCCACGACGCACCGGGCCGCGCCCCGCCGTATCGCGCTGACCATCGCCCAGGCGGAACCGGAACGGATCGCCGCCGCCCGCGCGCTGCTGCGCGAGTTGCTGCACGACTGGGCGGACGAGGAGCAGGTCGACTCGGCGGTGCTGATGGTCTCCGAGATGGCCACGAACGTGCTGGTCCACACGGACGGCGACGCGCTGATGGTCGCGCAGGCGACCGGTGAGCACGGGGAGCGGCGACTGCGGGTCGAGGTGTCCGACGGCAGCGACGAGCTGCCGCACAGGCGGCGGCCCGGCGAGATGGCGTCGAGCGGGCGCGGCCTGGTGCTGATGGAGATGCTCGCCGACGCGTGGGGGGTGGACCCGCGGGGCTCGGGGAAGTCGATCTGGTTCGAGCTGTACGAGTCGGCGGAGCTCTCGGAGCCGTAG
- a CDS encoding AI-2E family transporter, whose amino-acid sequence MQTQKPLLPDAARRAAAWCGVVLLVAGVAAVLVFLCIVFKTAVTPVLLALLGTGLLGPVHRRMAAHGVNRSVAAGLTCAVLVAVVGGAGYIVVTALVDTGEQIVQSLKDAAQWVIDHFGIEDGANVDDLAGNAKTLVEKFGASAAGGLLSGISLIGSLVATSVLALLLTFFFLRDSDRAVKLAHSIAPRGTGDLVEAMGRRAFEAVEGFMRGTTLIALIDAVCITVGLLILRVPGAVGLGALVLVGAYIPYLGAFISGAVAVLVALADRGLVIALWALGVVLAVQVLEGHVLQPMIQSRTVQMHPAMILIALTAGASVAGILGMLLAVPLCAAAFGVLGELRPGGPDAPEVPGGAAAGPSA is encoded by the coding sequence GTGCAGACCCAGAAGCCCCTCCTGCCCGATGCCGCCCGGCGTGCGGCCGCGTGGTGCGGTGTCGTCCTGCTGGTCGCGGGTGTCGCCGCCGTCCTCGTCTTCCTCTGCATCGTCTTCAAGACCGCCGTCACCCCGGTCCTCCTCGCGCTGCTGGGTACCGGACTGCTCGGGCCGGTCCACCGCCGGATGGCCGCCCACGGGGTGAACCGCTCCGTGGCGGCCGGGCTCACCTGCGCCGTGCTCGTCGCCGTGGTCGGCGGGGCGGGCTACATCGTCGTCACCGCGCTCGTCGACACGGGCGAGCAGATCGTCCAGTCGCTGAAGGACGCCGCGCAGTGGGTCATCGACCACTTCGGGATCGAGGACGGCGCGAACGTGGACGACCTCGCGGGCAACGCCAAGACCCTGGTGGAGAAGTTCGGTGCGAGCGCCGCGGGCGGACTCCTCTCCGGGATCAGCCTGATCGGTTCGCTCGTCGCCACCAGCGTCCTCGCCCTGCTGCTGACCTTCTTCTTCCTGCGCGACTCCGACCGAGCCGTGAAACTCGCGCACTCCATCGCGCCGCGCGGCACCGGCGACCTCGTCGAGGCGATGGGCCGGCGGGCCTTCGAGGCCGTCGAGGGCTTCATGCGCGGGACGACGCTCATCGCCCTGATCGACGCCGTCTGCATCACGGTGGGCCTGCTGATCCTGCGCGTGCCCGGCGCGGTGGGGCTCGGTGCGCTGGTCCTGGTCGGCGCCTACATCCCGTACCTCGGCGCCTTCATCTCCGGCGCCGTCGCGGTCCTGGTGGCGCTGGCGGACCGGGGGCTGGTGATCGCGCTCTGGGCGCTCGGGGTCGTTCTCGCCGTCCAGGTGCTGGAGGGGCATGTCCTCCAGCCGATGATCCAGAGCCGTACGGTCCAGATGCACCCCGCCATGATCCTGATCGCGCTGACGGCGGGCGCGAGCGTGGCGGGGATCCTCGGGATGCTGCTCGCGGTCCCGCTGTGCGCGGCGGCCTTCGGCGTCCTGGGCGAGCTGCGCCCGGGTGGCCCGGACGCCCCGGAAGTGCCCGGAGGGGCGGCCGCGGGGCCGTCGGCGTAA
- the metG gene encoding methionine--tRNA ligase, which yields MAATGSEKQGATAFYVSTPIYYVNDAPHLGHAYTTVAGDVLTRWHRQRGEKVWYLTGTDEHGQKIMRTAEANNVTPQAWCDKLVEEAWKPLWEHLNIANDDFIRTTEKRHTDRVQEFVQDLHDKGEIYKGGYEGPYCVGCEEYKLPGDLIEDEAGVKLCPIHKKPVEILKEENYFFKLSEYGPKLLEFYAANPGFIQPESARNEVVNFVKQGLQDLSISRSTFDWGVPVPWDEKHVIYVWVDALLNYATAVGYGANQEKFDGTFPANVHLVGKDILRFHAVIWPAMLMAQGLPLPGRVAANGWLMVGGEKMSKSNLTGIKPQDLTSHFGVDAYRWYFLRAIAFGSDGSFSWEDFTARYTSELANDYGNLASRLAAMVGKYYGGTLPEATASGEAERAVQEGLAKAVATADLKIGEELDFQAGILAVFDFVKQVNGYITEQEPWKVAKDESPEGKARLATILYTASEALRGVAVLMNPVMPDTSQKLWESLGAEESLGALSDQRVQDAATWGRLPAGATVTKGAVLFPRLEEKP from the coding sequence ATGGCGGCCACTGGATCCGAGAAGCAGGGGGCGACGGCGTTCTACGTCTCGACCCCCATTTACTACGTCAACGACGCTCCTCACCTGGGCCACGCCTACACGACCGTCGCAGGCGACGTGCTCACGCGCTGGCACCGCCAGCGCGGCGAGAAGGTGTGGTACCTCACCGGCACGGACGAGCACGGTCAGAAGATCATGCGCACGGCCGAGGCGAACAACGTCACGCCCCAGGCGTGGTGCGACAAGCTCGTCGAGGAGGCGTGGAAGCCCCTCTGGGAGCACCTCAACATCGCGAACGACGACTTCATCCGTACGACGGAGAAGCGGCACACCGACCGTGTGCAGGAGTTCGTGCAGGACCTGCATGACAAGGGTGAGATCTACAAGGGCGGGTACGAGGGCCCGTACTGCGTGGGCTGCGAGGAGTACAAGCTCCCCGGCGATCTCATCGAGGACGAGGCCGGCGTCAAGCTGTGCCCGATCCACAAGAAGCCGGTGGAGATCCTCAAGGAGGAGAACTACTTCTTCAAGCTCAGCGAGTACGGCCCGAAGCTGCTGGAGTTCTACGCGGCCAACCCCGGCTTCATCCAGCCGGAGTCCGCGCGCAACGAGGTCGTGAACTTCGTCAAGCAGGGTCTGCAGGACCTCTCGATCTCCCGCTCGACGTTCGACTGGGGCGTCCCGGTCCCGTGGGACGAGAAGCACGTCATCTACGTGTGGGTCGACGCCCTGCTCAACTACGCCACGGCGGTCGGCTACGGCGCCAACCAGGAGAAGTTCGACGGTACGTTCCCGGCGAACGTGCACCTGGTCGGCAAGGACATCCTGCGCTTCCACGCGGTGATCTGGCCGGCGATGCTGATGGCGCAGGGCCTGCCGCTGCCGGGCCGGGTCGCGGCCAACGGCTGGCTGATGGTCGGCGGCGAGAAGATGTCGAAGTCGAACCTGACGGGCATCAAGCCGCAGGACCTGACCTCGCACTTCGGCGTGGACGCCTACCGCTGGTACTTCCTGCGGGCCATCGCGTTCGGCAGCGACGGCTCGTTCTCGTGGGAGGACTTCACCGCCCGCTACACCTCCGAGCTCGCCAACGACTACGGCAACCTGGCCTCGCGCCTCGCCGCCATGGTCGGCAAGTACTACGGCGGCACGCTCCCCGAGGCCACGGCCTCGGGCGAGGCGGAGCGGGCGGTCCAGGAGGGGCTGGCCAAGGCGGTCGCCACGGCCGACCTGAAGATCGGTGAGGAGCTGGACTTCCAGGCGGGCATCCTGGCGGTCTTCGACTTCGTGAAGCAGGTCAACGGCTACATCACGGAGCAGGAGCCGTGGAAGGTCGCCAAGGACGAGTCGCCGGAGGGCAAGGCCCGCCTCGCGACCATCCTGTACACGGCGTCCGAGGCGCTGCGCGGTGTCGCGGTCCTGATGAACCCCGTCATGCCGGACACCTCGCAGAAGCTGTGGGAGTCCCTGGGCGCCGAGGAGTCCCTGGGCGCCCTGTCCGACCAGCGCGTGCAGGACGCGGCCACGTGGGGCCGGCTGCCCGCGGGGGCGACGGTGACGAAGGGCGCGGTGCTGTTCCCGCGCCTGGAGGAGAAGCCGTAG
- the aspS gene encoding aspartate--tRNA ligase, translating into MHRYRSHTCGELRASDVGTDVRLSGWLHNRRDLGGILFIDLRDHYGLVQLVARPGTPGNDALAKLTKETVVRIDGKVSARGADNVNPELPTGEIEIEVTEVEVLGQAAPLPFTINAEDGVNEERRLEYRFLDLRRERMHRNIMLRSSVIAAIRSKMVALGFNEMATPILAATSPEGARDFVVPSRLNPGKFYALPQAPQQFKQLLMISGFDRYFQIAPCFRDEDARADRSPGEFYQLDVEMSFVEQEDVFQPIEKLMTELFEEFGNGLPVTSPFPRIPFRESMLKYGNDKPDLRAQLELVDISDIFADSEFKAFAGKHVRALPVPDTAGQSRKFFDGLGAYAVEHGAKGLAWVRVGEDGTLAGPIAKFLTEADIKTLTERLSLVPGHAVFFGAGEFDEVSKIMSVVRVEAAKRAGHFEEGVFRFCWIVDFPMYEKDEETGKIDFSHNPFSMPQGGMKDLEEKDPLDILAWQYDIVCNGIELSSGAIRNHEPEVMLKAFEIAGYEAETVEREFAGMLRAFRLGAPPHGGIAPGVDRIVMLLADEPNIRETIAFPLNGNAQDLMMGAPSELDETRLRELNIQLRKPVASAKEKAEAKDSVARDTGAK; encoded by the coding sequence ATGCATCGGTACAGGTCCCACACCTGCGGCGAGCTCCGCGCCTCTGACGTCGGCACCGACGTCCGGCTGAGCGGCTGGCTGCACAATCGCCGAGACCTGGGTGGCATCCTCTTCATCGATCTGCGCGACCACTACGGTCTGGTGCAGCTCGTCGCCCGTCCCGGTACCCCCGGCAACGACGCCCTGGCGAAGCTGACCAAGGAGACCGTCGTACGGATCGACGGCAAGGTCTCCGCCCGCGGCGCCGACAACGTGAACCCGGAGCTGCCGACCGGCGAGATCGAGATCGAGGTCACCGAGGTCGAGGTGCTCGGTCAGGCCGCCCCGCTGCCCTTCACGATCAACGCCGAGGACGGCGTCAACGAGGAGCGGCGCCTGGAGTACCGCTTCCTCGACCTGCGCCGCGAGCGCATGCACCGCAACATCATGCTGCGCTCGTCCGTCATCGCCGCCATCCGCTCCAAGATGGTGGCCCTCGGCTTCAACGAGATGGCGACCCCGATCCTCGCCGCGACCTCCCCCGAGGGCGCCCGTGACTTCGTGGTCCCGTCCCGCCTGAACCCGGGCAAGTTCTACGCCCTTCCGCAGGCACCGCAGCAGTTCAAGCAGCTGCTGATGATCTCCGGCTTCGACCGCTACTTCCAGATCGCGCCGTGCTTCCGCGACGAGGACGCCCGCGCCGACCGTTCGCCGGGCGAGTTCTACCAGCTCGACGTCGAGATGTCGTTCGTCGAGCAGGAAGACGTCTTCCAGCCGATCGAGAAGCTCATGACCGAGCTCTTCGAGGAGTTCGGCAACGGCCTCCCCGTCACCTCGCCGTTCCCGCGCATCCCGTTCCGCGAGTCGATGCTGAAGTACGGCAACGACAAGCCGGACCTGCGGGCCCAGCTGGAGCTCGTCGACATCTCCGACATCTTCGCGGACTCGGAGTTCAAGGCCTTCGCCGGCAAGCACGTCCGTGCCCTGCCGGTGCCGGACACCGCGGGTCAGTCCCGGAAGTTCTTCGACGGCCTCGGCGCGTACGCGGTCGAGCACGGCGCCAAGGGCCTCGCCTGGGTCCGCGTCGGCGAGGACGGCACGCTGGCGGGTCCGATCGCCAAGTTCCTCACCGAGGCGGACATCAAGACCCTCACCGAGCGTCTGTCCCTCGTCCCCGGCCACGCCGTGTTCTTCGGCGCGGGCGAGTTCGACGAGGTCTCCAAGATCATGTCCGTCGTCCGCGTCGAGGCCGCCAAGCGCGCCGGCCACTTCGAGGAGGGCGTCTTCCGCTTCTGCTGGATCGTCGACTTCCCGATGTACGAGAAGGACGAGGAGACCGGCAAGATCGACTTCTCGCACAACCCGTTCTCCATGCCCCAGGGTGGCATGAAGGACCTGGAGGAGAAGGACCCGCTCGACATCCTGGCGTGGCAGTACGACATCGTCTGCAACGGCATCGAGCTGTCCTCGGGCGCCATTCGTAACCACGAGCCCGAGGTCATGCTGAAGGCCTTCGAGATCGCCGGCTACGAGGCCGAGACCGTCGAGCGGGAGTTCGCGGGCATGCTGCGCGCGTTCCGTCTCGGCGCTCCGCCGCACGGTGGCATCGCCCCGGGCGTCGACCGCATCGTGATGCTGCTGGCCGACGAGCCCAACATCCGCGAGACCATCGCCTTCCCGCTCAACGGCAACGCCCAGGACCTGATGATGGGTGCCCCGAGCGAGCTGGACGAGACGCGGCTGCGCGAGCTGAACATCCAGCTCCGCAAGCCGGTCGCGTCGGCCAAGGAGAAGGCGGAGGCCAAGGACTCCGTGGCGAGGGACACCGGCGCGAAGTAG